Proteins encoded together in one Vibrio metoecus window:
- the secF gene encoding protein translocase subunit SecF, with the protein MVEYLKSRIRPIRYVTGIISLLLMVISLGAFAVKGLNMGLDFTGGMVTEATINPSVTKVQLLEKLQPTLGESVSVTPSGEDGRWVIRYPLPAENSTPVDIAAELHQLSDQVQIVSNSMVGSQVGQELVDQGGLALLICLLSILGYLSFRFEWRLASGALLALLHDVVLVLGFFAITQMEFNLTVFAAVLAVLGYSLNDSIIIADRIRELLLAKQQTPTAEINDQAIIATFSRTMVTSGTTLMTISALWLMGGAPLQGFAIAMFIGVISGTWSSISIGTVLPEWLGLEPKHYLPVELDAAP; encoded by the coding sequence ATGGTTGAATATTTAAAATCTCGGATTCGTCCAATTCGTTATGTGACGGGCATCATTTCTCTGTTATTGATGGTGATCTCGTTAGGCGCTTTTGCCGTTAAAGGCCTAAACATGGGGCTTGATTTTACGGGTGGAATGGTCACAGAAGCGACGATTAATCCTTCTGTGACGAAAGTTCAGTTACTTGAAAAGCTACAACCGACATTAGGTGAATCGGTTTCCGTTACGCCTTCAGGAGAAGATGGGCGTTGGGTGATTCGTTACCCATTACCCGCAGAAAACTCAACACCAGTTGATATCGCCGCAGAACTGCATCAACTCTCAGATCAAGTACAGATCGTCAGCAATAGCATGGTCGGTTCTCAGGTTGGGCAAGAATTAGTGGATCAGGGCGGCTTGGCATTACTGATTTGTCTATTGTCCATTCTGGGCTATTTGAGCTTTCGCTTCGAATGGCGTTTGGCAAGTGGAGCTTTATTGGCTCTGTTGCATGATGTGGTACTGGTACTCGGATTCTTTGCCATCACCCAGATGGAATTTAATTTGACGGTATTTGCTGCGGTCTTGGCTGTACTCGGTTACTCATTGAATGACTCGATCATCATCGCTGATCGCATTCGTGAGCTGTTGTTAGCAAAACAGCAAACCCCCACGGCAGAGATCAATGACCAAGCTATCATTGCTACCTTCTCACGTACTATGGTGACATCAGGAACAACCTTGATGACAATTTCAGCTCTATGGTTGATGGGCGGTGCACCATTACAAGGCTTTGCGATTGCAATGTTTATTGGTGTTATTTCAGGAACCTGGTCTTCAATTTCCATTGGTACAGTATTACCGGAATGGTTAGGGTTAGAGCCGAAGCATTATCTTCCCGTAGAGCTAGATGCCGCACCATAA
- the secD gene encoding protein translocase subunit SecD, producing MKKREQKQAIKRLINHYSAWKYVVLITTIIILTLSAIPTWYGEQPSIQLQTKDASSVLRNVPELAQILNKQNLTADEITQKGDKTTLVFANESQQSQARNVLDSLVKEGDTITYSYVSVAPKWLDDLGFSPIKLGLDLRGGVQFLLNVDVDKAFQEQRESMIDAVKDSLRTERLRGVSIVAFGNDGFEVKAEQPQALTHVRKYLQENYRGWDIRQGSDHLQVQPSQQNKTEFQTATIQQNLKIMRDRIEELGITEALVQRQGEHAIRIELPGVQDPSQAKNVIGATASLAFYEAKSPTDARSFDDLILADGNGRPVILAKRPVLSGEHIVNARAGVDNMGMSEVNISLDHAGGKIMSDFSGKHIGKPMATVYREYKTNARGETVRSEKVISVATIQSQLGSQFRITGAGSMEEAQQLALLLRAGSLTAPVTIVEERTIGASLGEENIANGFAALALGMAMTLTFMALWYRRLGWVANVALLINMACLLGLIALLPGAVLTLPGIAGLVLTVGMAVDTNVLIFERIRDKLGEGRNFAQAIDTGFDSAFSTILDANVTTMITAVILYSIGNGPIQGFALTLGLGLLTSMFSGVFASRALINLVWGRDTRRDVRV from the coding sequence ATGAAAAAAAGAGAACAAAAACAGGCGATAAAGCGTCTGATTAACCACTATTCTGCGTGGAAATACGTGGTGTTAATCACCACCATCATCATCCTTACGTTAAGTGCAATTCCAACTTGGTATGGCGAGCAACCCTCGATCCAACTGCAAACCAAAGATGCATCCAGCGTTTTGCGTAATGTGCCGGAACTGGCTCAGATCTTAAACAAACAGAATCTTACCGCTGATGAGATCACTCAGAAGGGTGATAAAACAACCTTAGTTTTTGCCAATGAAAGCCAGCAATCACAAGCGAGAAATGTACTGGATTCGCTAGTGAAAGAAGGGGATACCATCACATACTCCTATGTGTCGGTAGCACCTAAATGGCTAGATGATTTGGGTTTTTCTCCGATCAAATTAGGGCTGGATTTGCGTGGTGGCGTGCAATTTTTGTTGAATGTCGATGTAGACAAAGCCTTTCAAGAACAGCGAGAGAGCATGATCGATGCCGTTAAGGATTCACTGCGCACAGAGCGTTTACGCGGAGTTTCAATTGTGGCATTTGGTAATGATGGGTTTGAGGTAAAAGCCGAACAGCCACAAGCTTTGACTCATGTACGTAAATACCTGCAAGAAAACTACCGTGGTTGGGACATCCGTCAGGGTTCGGATCATTTGCAGGTTCAGCCTTCACAGCAAAATAAAACGGAATTTCAAACCGCCACCATTCAGCAAAACCTGAAAATCATGCGGGATCGAATTGAAGAACTGGGTATCACTGAGGCTCTTGTTCAGCGCCAAGGTGAACATGCGATTCGTATTGAACTTCCTGGGGTGCAAGATCCATCACAAGCTAAGAATGTGATCGGAGCGACCGCCAGTCTCGCGTTCTATGAAGCAAAATCTCCAACGGATGCTCGCAGTTTCGACGATTTAATTCTGGCCGATGGTAATGGCAGACCAGTAATTCTGGCCAAACGCCCTGTGCTGAGTGGTGAGCACATTGTCAACGCTCGTGCGGGTGTGGACAACATGGGGATGTCCGAGGTGAATATTTCACTGGATCACGCAGGCGGCAAAATCATGAGTGATTTTTCCGGTAAACACATTGGTAAACCCATGGCGACCGTGTATCGCGAGTATAAAACCAATGCGCGTGGAGAAACGGTTCGCAGCGAGAAAGTGATCAGCGTGGCGACCATTCAATCTCAACTAGGTAGCCAATTTCGAATTACTGGCGCTGGATCGATGGAAGAAGCGCAGCAATTAGCATTGCTATTACGTGCGGGCTCATTAACGGCACCTGTCACGATTGTTGAGGAGCGCACGATTGGAGCTTCTTTGGGTGAAGAGAACATTGCTAATGGCTTTGCCGCATTAGCGTTGGGTATGGCCATGACATTAACCTTCATGGCGCTTTGGTACCGTCGTTTAGGTTGGGTTGCCAATGTCGCTTTGTTGATCAACATGGCCTGCTTATTAGGGCTTATCGCTCTGTTACCCGGTGCAGTGCTGACATTGCCAGGGATAGCGGGGTTGGTATTAACCGTCGGTATGGCGGTGGATACTAACGTACTGATTTTTGAACGGATCCGAGACAAACTCGGCGAAGGGCGTAATTTTGCACAAGCGATTGACACGGGGTTTGATAGTGCTTTCAGTACCATCTTGGATGCCAACGTCACAACCATGATCACAGCGGTGATTCTGTACTCGATTGGTAATGGCCCTATTCAGGGTTTTGCACTGACGTTGGGCTTAGGCCTACTCACCAGTATGTTCAGTGGGGTGTTTGCTTCACGAGCGTTAATTAATTTGGTCTGGGGACGCGATACGCGTCGTGATGTGAGGGTCTAA
- a CDS encoding sensor domain-containing diguanylate cyclase translates to MYTSARKYLIQFSIVAFVLGFIPSLYFIHEASKLETQAVSRVEKQTRLQLEFSQHDLLQMLKKAHQSTEVLARSDTLLSAAKELNTSTFHQLKTLWDVTLQSQDIFSSFQLLDLQGREQLRAIYDGKKVVFVESAQTTDAFSQAIVAKYANLPTNQVWASGLAINPGDPSGALPAFRFVTRIEQQGQSQGYLTVTVKLQSLYQRLSFIYDQFDSPDILNLSGELLLSESKADSDSHFSFPNQHPGLWQKVLINRQGFALSNQTWFSYAQVDLSSVLPDAKPLVLILRVNKNEIENTYANAQWSLLSQAVTVLSLLTIIAAGFAAWNINHLKNSLDSKLARAAMDGMSAVVVTDRSNRIIKVNHEFTRLSGYTFEEVKGKQPSIFASGLHRTEFYMQMWKALQDNGVWEGEVINKRKDGDSITEILRIQSIRDENDIIQFYVASFVDISHRKALENRLRELSEKDALTDLWNRRKFDQTIHLECAKIRRYPNLAQACLAIVDIDHFKKINDKWGHSEGDHVLRTVAQGIQEQLRESDFVARIGGEEFAIIFPHTSVEEAERVLNRVRLYIASIHQQKVTLSGGVTDLCSIPDQSYKRADLALYESKSSGRNQIAVLTTAEMHHFA, encoded by the coding sequence ATGTACACGTCAGCTCGAAAATACCTTATTCAATTCTCAATTGTTGCGTTTGTGCTCGGTTTTATTCCTTCACTGTATTTTATACATGAAGCCAGTAAACTTGAGACCCAAGCCGTCAGCCGCGTAGAAAAGCAGACACGCTTACAACTTGAATTTAGTCAGCATGATTTATTACAAATGCTGAAAAAAGCACATCAATCCACTGAAGTATTAGCCAGAAGTGACACCTTACTCTCCGCAGCCAAGGAACTGAATACGAGTACGTTCCATCAGTTAAAAACGTTGTGGGATGTCACCTTGCAATCTCAAGACATTTTTTCCTCATTCCAGTTGCTGGACCTTCAAGGACGCGAACAACTTCGGGCCATTTATGATGGGAAGAAGGTGGTTTTTGTCGAATCCGCACAAACTACTGATGCCTTTAGCCAAGCGATTGTTGCTAAATATGCCAACCTTCCAACCAACCAAGTGTGGGCAAGCGGTTTAGCCATCAATCCCGGAGACCCATCGGGAGCTTTACCTGCTTTTCGTTTTGTCACACGAATCGAACAGCAAGGGCAATCTCAAGGTTACCTTACCGTGACCGTGAAATTACAGTCGCTTTATCAACGACTCTCTTTTATCTATGACCAATTTGATTCCCCCGACATCCTAAATTTATCGGGTGAGCTACTACTGAGCGAATCAAAAGCGGATAGCGACTCTCACTTTAGCTTTCCTAACCAACATCCGGGTTTATGGCAAAAAGTGTTAATCAACCGACAAGGATTCGCTCTATCTAACCAAACTTGGTTTAGTTACGCACAAGTTGACCTTAGTTCTGTACTGCCTGACGCGAAACCATTGGTATTGATACTACGCGTCAACAAAAATGAGATAGAAAATACCTATGCCAATGCACAGTGGTCCTTACTAAGCCAAGCGGTAACCGTGCTATCACTGCTCACCATCATTGCTGCAGGATTCGCAGCATGGAATATCAACCATCTAAAAAATAGCCTCGACAGCAAACTGGCACGCGCGGCGATGGATGGCATGTCGGCAGTAGTTGTCACCGACCGTAGTAACCGGATCATCAAAGTCAATCATGAGTTTACTCGGCTTAGTGGCTATACCTTTGAAGAAGTCAAAGGTAAACAACCGTCTATTTTTGCTTCTGGCTTACATCGAACAGAGTTCTACATGCAGATGTGGAAAGCGCTGCAAGACAATGGCGTATGGGAAGGTGAAGTTATTAACAAGCGGAAAGATGGGGATAGCATTACCGAGATTTTGCGCATTCAAAGCATTCGTGATGAAAACGATATTATTCAGTTTTACGTTGCCTCTTTCGTAGATATTTCTCACCGCAAAGCGTTGGAAAATCGACTGCGCGAATTGAGTGAGAAAGATGCTTTAACCGATTTATGGAACCGACGTAAATTCGATCAAACCATCCATTTAGAATGCGCCAAGATCCGCCGTTACCCAAACTTAGCACAAGCTTGTCTAGCGATTGTAGATATCGACCATTTTAAAAAGATTAACGATAAATGGGGACATAGTGAGGGCGACCATGTTCTGCGTACTGTCGCGCAAGGGATACAAGAACAGTTGCGTGAATCTGACTTTGTGGCTCGTATCGGTGGTGAAGAGTTTGCCATTATCTTTCCACATACCTCCGTAGAAGAAGCGGAACGCGTGCTCAATCGTGTTCGTCTATACATTGCTTCCATTCATCAACAAAAAGTCACACTAAGCGGTGGCGTCACCGATCTCTGTTCCATTCCCGATCAAAGTTATAAACGTGCTGACCTTGCATTGTATGAGTCAAAATCATCCGGCCGCAACCAAATTGCTGTACTCACCACAGCGGAAATGCATCACTTTGCCTGA
- the glgC gene encoding glucose-1-phosphate adenylyltransferase — protein MQDSLAVILAGGMGSRLSPLTDDRAKPAVPFGGKYRIIDFTLTNCLHSGLRRILVLTQYKSHSLHKHLRNGWSIFNPELGEFITVVPPQMRKGGKWYEGTADALFHNMWLLARSDAKYVVVLSGDHIYRMDYAAMLEEHISKNATLTIACMQVPRHEASAFGVMAIDDDSRITCFVEKPADPPCIPNRPDHSLASMGIYIFNMDVLKKALREDSEIEQSSHDFGKDVIPKLIETGSVFAYAFCSGKGRVARDCYWRDVGTIDSFYDANMDLLQPVPPMNLYQKNWAIRTYEQQYPPARTVSSATGNEGIFINSIIANGVINSGGSVQHSIISSNVRINDSALIVDSILFDDVEVGEGCKLVHCIIDKHVKIPPNTEIGLNPNEDSKRFHISERGVVVVPESYQFFCELN, from the coding sequence ATGCAGGACTCTTTAGCTGTCATACTGGCTGGAGGAATGGGATCGCGCCTTTCCCCACTTACGGATGACAGAGCCAAACCCGCAGTGCCTTTTGGTGGAAAATATCGGATTATTGATTTCACATTAACCAATTGCTTGCACTCGGGGCTTCGCCGAATTTTAGTTCTCACCCAATACAAATCTCATTCGTTGCACAAGCATTTGCGTAACGGTTGGTCTATTTTCAACCCTGAATTGGGTGAGTTCATTACTGTCGTTCCACCACAAATGCGCAAAGGGGGTAAATGGTACGAAGGTACAGCAGATGCCCTATTCCACAACATGTGGTTGCTGGCGCGCAGTGATGCCAAGTATGTCGTCGTTCTATCGGGTGATCACATCTATCGCATGGACTATGCTGCCATGCTCGAAGAACACATCAGCAAAAATGCCACTTTAACCATTGCCTGTATGCAAGTGCCTCGACATGAAGCCTCCGCGTTTGGCGTGATGGCCATTGATGACGACTCTCGTATTACTTGCTTTGTTGAAAAGCCCGCAGATCCCCCTTGTATCCCCAACAGACCAGATCACAGTTTAGCCTCGATGGGTATTTATATTTTTAATATGGATGTCCTTAAAAAGGCTCTTAGGGAAGACTCGGAGATTGAACAATCTAGCCACGACTTTGGCAAAGATGTGATCCCCAAATTAATCGAAACCGGCAGCGTGTTTGCTTACGCGTTTTGCTCGGGTAAAGGCCGAGTTGCTCGTGATTGCTACTGGCGTGATGTGGGTACCATCGACTCTTTTTATGACGCCAATATGGATTTATTACAACCCGTACCCCCAATGAACTTGTATCAGAAAAACTGGGCGATCCGCACTTATGAGCAGCAATACCCACCAGCAAGAACGGTTTCCTCTGCCACAGGGAATGAAGGGATTTTTATTAACTCAATCATTGCTAACGGCGTTATCAACTCTGGCGGTTCAGTGCAGCATTCGATTATTTCTTCCAATGTACGCATCAATGATTCTGCATTGATTGTGGATAGTATTCTGTTTGATGATGTTGAGGTGGGTGAAGGCTGTAAACTGGTTCACTGCATTATAGATAAACATGTAAAAATCCCACCCAATACTGAGATCGGGTTGAACCCGAATGAAGACAGTAAACGCTTCCACATTTCGGAACGTGGCGTCGTTGTGGTTCCCGAAAGTTATCAGTTTTTCTGTGAGCTGAATTAA
- a CDS encoding chitinase C-terminal domain-containing protein codes for MRINDGTGVKRIFTLSTLTASCLMAFNSYAAVDCSALPEWQSSAVYNGGAKVQYKGNAYQANYWTQNNDPEKFSGNYAQWKRVDSCSTSGGANQAPTVNLTSPLATAQITEGEVVSLAANAADADGSVARVEFSVDGVLVGQAAKAPYSASWTATKGAHEFSAIAFDDKGAVSAKNAVTVTVKEASGPANQAPTVSITLSAATVDVGAVVTLTANAADADGSVDKVDFYVGGTLVGTSAKAPYTLNYTTTKAGSLAVYARATDNLGAVTDSALATLVVNGVAPVASCRPDGLYQTEGVQVPYCTVYDEAGREKMGADHPRRVIGYFTSWRSGDDDQTAYLVKDIPWEQLTHINYAFVSIGSDGKVNVGDVNDPNNAAVGKEWPGVEIDPTLGFKGHFGALATYKKKYDVKTLISIGGWAETGGHFDNDGNRVADGGFYSMTTNADGSINHAGIEKFAASAVEMIRKYKFDGVDIDYEYPTSMAGAGNPDDKAQMEPRRAYLWASYQELMRVLREKLDQASAQDGHHYMLTIAAPSSGYLLRGMETFDVTKYLDYVNIMSYDLHGAWNDHVGHNAALYDTGKDSELAQWNVYGTAQYGGIGYLNTDWAYHYFRGSMPAGRINIGVPYYTRGWQGVTGGDNGLWGRAALPNQNLCAPGTGEGEKNNCGHGATGIDNMWHDVNAAGDEMGAGSNPMWHAKNLEKGIWGSYAAAYKLDPTTTPLIGTYTRNYDSVAVAPWLWNAEKKVFLSTEDKQSIDVKADYVIDKEIGGIMFWELAGDYSCYNLDANGKRTSVDPTEQACATGKGEYHMGNTMTKAIYDKFKAATPYGNKVATGATPTEAVNIAVKVGGFKVGDQNYPINPKITFTNNTGVDIPGGTEFQFDIPVSAPDNAKDQSGGGLKVIASGHTRANNIGGLDGTMHRVAFSLPAWKSLPAGATYELDMVYYLPISGPANYSVKINNVEYAFTFEQPDLPVADLSAGGNTGGNTGGNTGGGSTGSIIQWVAGSTQVKSGDTVIFNGKCFVAKNNPGVWESPTQSNWFWTEVTCP; via the coding sequence ATGCGTATTAACGATGGAACGGGCGTGAAGAGAATTTTTACTCTTAGTACCTTAACCGCCTCGTGTTTGATGGCGTTTAATAGCTACGCCGCAGTAGATTGTTCAGCACTACCAGAATGGCAATCATCTGCTGTGTATAACGGTGGCGCGAAGGTTCAGTACAAGGGCAATGCTTATCAAGCCAACTACTGGACACAAAATAACGACCCAGAAAAGTTTTCTGGCAACTACGCTCAGTGGAAACGGGTGGACTCTTGTTCGACATCCGGCGGTGCTAATCAAGCTCCAACGGTAAACTTAACCTCTCCACTTGCCACTGCACAGATCACCGAGGGTGAGGTAGTGAGTTTGGCGGCGAATGCTGCGGATGCAGACGGTTCTGTCGCTCGTGTTGAGTTCTCAGTGGATGGCGTATTGGTTGGTCAAGCTGCCAAAGCGCCTTATTCCGCAAGTTGGACAGCGACTAAAGGTGCACATGAATTCAGTGCAATAGCCTTTGATGACAAAGGCGCGGTGAGTGCCAAAAATGCAGTAACTGTGACAGTGAAAGAGGCTTCTGGCCCAGCTAACCAAGCTCCAACCGTCTCCATTACACTTTCTGCGGCCACTGTGGATGTTGGTGCAGTCGTGACCCTTACCGCGAATGCTGCGGATGCAGATGGCTCTGTTGATAAGGTCGATTTCTATGTGGGCGGCACCTTGGTTGGCACATCCGCTAAAGCACCGTACACGTTAAACTACACCACAACCAAAGCGGGGTCACTGGCTGTTTATGCGCGTGCAACAGACAATCTAGGCGCGGTGACCGATTCTGCATTAGCCACGTTGGTGGTGAATGGCGTTGCTCCTGTAGCAAGCTGCCGTCCTGATGGTTTGTATCAAACCGAAGGTGTTCAAGTACCTTATTGCACAGTTTATGATGAAGCGGGGCGTGAGAAGATGGGGGCCGATCATCCTCGTCGTGTCATTGGTTACTTCACCAGTTGGCGTTCAGGAGATGATGATCAAACGGCCTATTTAGTAAAAGATATTCCTTGGGAGCAATTGACTCACATTAACTATGCGTTTGTCAGCATTGGTTCTGATGGAAAAGTGAATGTTGGTGATGTGAACGATCCAAACAACGCGGCCGTTGGTAAAGAGTGGCCAGGAGTGGAGATTGATCCAACGCTAGGCTTTAAAGGTCACTTCGGCGCGCTAGCGACTTACAAGAAGAAATACGACGTAAAAACATTAATTTCGATTGGCGGTTGGGCTGAAACGGGTGGGCATTTTGATAACGATGGTAATCGTGTCGCAGATGGCGGTTTCTATTCGATGACCACCAATGCAGACGGCTCTATTAACCATGCCGGTATTGAAAAATTCGCGGCATCTGCAGTTGAGATGATCCGTAAGTATAAGTTTGATGGTGTGGATATCGATTACGAATACCCCACCTCTATGGCGGGCGCTGGAAACCCAGATGACAAAGCGCAGATGGAACCACGTCGTGCGTATTTGTGGGCTTCTTACCAAGAGTTGATGCGTGTTCTGCGTGAAAAACTCGATCAAGCTTCGGCACAAGATGGTCATCATTACATGCTGACGATTGCCGCACCATCTTCTGGTTACCTGCTGCGAGGTATGGAAACCTTTGATGTCACCAAGTATCTCGACTACGTCAACATCATGTCTTACGACTTGCATGGTGCGTGGAACGATCACGTTGGCCACAACGCAGCCCTATACGACACAGGTAAAGACTCTGAGTTGGCGCAGTGGAACGTTTACGGTACAGCGCAATACGGTGGTATCGGTTACCTGAATACGGACTGGGCATATCACTACTTCCGCGGCTCAATGCCTGCAGGTCGTATCAACATTGGTGTGCCTTACTATACCCGTGGTTGGCAAGGAGTAACGGGTGGTGACAATGGCCTATGGGGACGAGCAGCACTACCGAACCAAAACCTCTGTGCACCAGGAACGGGTGAGGGTGAGAAAAACAACTGTGGTCACGGTGCAACCGGTATCGACAACATGTGGCATGATGTTAACGCTGCAGGTGACGAAATGGGCGCAGGTTCTAACCCAATGTGGCATGCGAAGAACCTAGAAAAAGGCATTTGGGGTTCATACGCCGCGGCTTACAAACTCGATCCAACCACCACACCACTGATTGGTACTTACACGCGTAATTATGACAGCGTGGCGGTTGCTCCTTGGTTGTGGAACGCAGAGAAGAAAGTGTTCTTGTCGACCGAAGATAAACAGTCAATTGATGTGAAAGCGGATTACGTTATCGACAAAGAGATTGGCGGTATCATGTTTTGGGAACTAGCAGGTGACTACAGCTGTTATAACCTTGATGCCAACGGCAAACGTACCTCAGTGGATCCGACTGAGCAAGCGTGTGCCACCGGTAAAGGTGAGTACCACATGGGTAATACCATGACCAAAGCCATCTACGACAAGTTCAAAGCCGCGACACCTTATGGTAATAAAGTGGCTACAGGTGCCACACCAACGGAAGCGGTGAATATTGCGGTGAAAGTGGGTGGTTTTAAAGTGGGTGACCAAAACTACCCAATCAATCCGAAGATCACTTTCACGAACAATACAGGTGTTGATATCCCTGGAGGAACGGAATTCCAATTCGATATTCCTGTTTCTGCTCCGGATAACGCGAAGGATCAATCGGGTGGCGGCTTGAAAGTGATTGCATCAGGCCATACTCGTGCCAATAACATTGGCGGGTTAGACGGTACGATGCATCGCGTAGCGTTCTCACTGCCAGCTTGGAAGTCACTTCCTGCAGGGGCAACCTATGAATTGGATATGGTGTACTACCTGCCAATCTCAGGTCCTGCGAACTATTCAGTGAAGATCAACAACGTTGAATATGCATTCACCTTTGAACAGCCTGATTTACCAGTAGCAGATCTTTCTGCAGGCGGTAATACGGGAGGCAATACCGGAGGTAATACAGGCGGTGGTTCAACAGGTTCTATAATTCAATGGGTTGCTGGCTCCACACAAGTGAAAAGTGGAGACACTGTGATTTTCAATGGCAAATGCTTTGTTGCAAAGAATAACCCAGGTGTTTGGGAATCACCCACTCAATCAAATTGGTTCTGGACTGAAGTGACTTGTCCTTAG
- a CDS encoding iron-containing alcohol dehydrogenase, whose protein sequence is MYFSYVNPTKIHFGQGQIASIRKEIPKDHKVLVIYGGGSIKRNGVYDQVVEALSEHQWVEFSGVEPNPTKETLDKAVHIVKNQHVDFILAVGGGSVIDGSKYVAAAAFYEGDGWDILTGQHTVKQATPIGAILTLPATGSESNTGAVITKAETQDKLAFLSPAVQPRFAVLDPDVMKTLPERQLVNGLVDAWVHVCEQYLTLPTQAMVQEGYAEVLLRNLLALGADFVNRDNDAWRANLMWTANQALNGLIGTGVPQDWATHMIGHELTALWHVDHARSLAIVQPWLLRNQLEHKKAKLEQMGKNVFGLPQSDDLAEKTIAAIEAFYHQLNVATQFGEHGMEKSAAVDAVIQQLTTHGMLKLGEQGTITLQESRKILESALY, encoded by the coding sequence ATGTACTTTAGTTATGTAAATCCAACTAAAATTCACTTTGGACAAGGCCAAATCGCCAGCATTCGCAAAGAAATCCCTAAAGATCACAAAGTATTAGTTATTTACGGTGGCGGTTCTATTAAACGTAATGGCGTTTATGACCAAGTAGTTGAGGCACTAAGTGAACATCAATGGGTTGAGTTTTCCGGTGTTGAGCCTAATCCAACCAAGGAAACACTGGATAAAGCGGTGCACATAGTGAAAAACCAGCACGTGGATTTCATTCTTGCTGTCGGCGGTGGCTCGGTCATCGATGGCTCGAAGTACGTGGCAGCAGCGGCATTTTATGAAGGAGATGGTTGGGATATTTTGACCGGGCAACACACCGTAAAACAAGCTACCCCTATCGGTGCAATTTTGACTTTGCCAGCAACGGGCTCTGAATCCAATACTGGAGCGGTGATCACCAAAGCGGAAACTCAAGATAAATTGGCGTTTCTCTCTCCCGCCGTTCAGCCACGCTTTGCGGTGCTTGACCCTGATGTGATGAAAACCTTGCCCGAACGCCAATTAGTCAACGGTTTAGTGGATGCTTGGGTTCATGTTTGTGAACAGTATTTGACACTCCCCACTCAAGCTATGGTGCAAGAAGGCTATGCCGAAGTGCTGCTACGCAACCTGTTAGCCTTAGGCGCAGACTTTGTAAATCGAGACAATGACGCATGGCGAGCCAATTTAATGTGGACAGCCAACCAAGCGTTAAATGGCTTAATTGGCACTGGAGTACCACAGGACTGGGCAACGCACATGATCGGTCATGAACTGACTGCGTTATGGCATGTAGACCACGCTCGTTCGTTAGCGATAGTGCAACCTTGGCTGCTACGCAATCAACTGGAGCACAAAAAAGCCAAACTCGAACAAATGGGCAAAAATGTCTTTGGTCTACCGCAATCCGATGATTTAGCGGAAAAAACTATTGCGGCCATTGAAGCTTTTTACCACCAACTCAATGTGGCAACCCAATTTGGGGAACACGGCATGGAAAAATCCGCCGCAGTTGACGCTGTCATTCAGCAATTGACCACCCACGGAATGCTGAAGCTAGGTGAACAAGGTACCATTACCTTACAAGAATCACGCAAAATACTCGAAAGCGCTTTGTATTAA
- a CDS encoding lysoplasmalogenase — MWLLIIAFCIVQLITIDRGSRWLFYLSKPTPILLMALTIIVTPHPLSDFAWWIVAGLLLSALGDVLLMLPKDKFVSGLVVFLLAHIAYTLGFSSTITHITWWPLAIWSALGVIAFLLLLPNLGKMTFPVAGYIAVIVFMAYTATEYWLGYNNYASRLALMGAAMFMLSDLVLAIDRFRSSSQFSRHVVMFSYYSAQALLTLSVIP; from the coding sequence ATGTGGCTGTTGATTATTGCTTTCTGTATCGTTCAATTAATTACGATTGATCGCGGCTCGCGTTGGCTATTTTATCTCTCTAAGCCTACCCCCATTTTGCTCATGGCGCTGACAATCATTGTAACTCCACATCCTTTATCGGATTTCGCGTGGTGGATTGTCGCAGGTCTCCTACTTTCCGCACTGGGAGATGTGTTGTTGATGCTTCCCAAAGACAAATTTGTCTCTGGCTTAGTGGTTTTTTTACTCGCACACATTGCATACACCCTAGGTTTTAGCTCCACGATCACGCACATCACTTGGTGGCCGCTCGCCATTTGGTCAGCACTGGGCGTAATCGCTTTTTTACTGCTACTGCCCAACCTTGGCAAAATGACGTTTCCAGTCGCAGGCTACATTGCCGTTATCGTATTCATGGCGTATACCGCCACCGAATATTGGCTGGGTTATAACAACTACGCCTCACGCCTTGCTCTCATGGGTGCGGCGATGTTTATGCTTTCCGATTTGGTACTAGCCATTGACCGATTTCGCTCTTCATCACAGTTCTCACGACATGTGGTGATGTTTAGTTACTACAGCGCGCAGGCTTTACTCACCTTGTCCGTGATCCCCTAA